One Anolis carolinensis isolate JA03-04 chromosome 4, rAnoCar3.1.pri, whole genome shotgun sequence DNA window includes the following coding sequences:
- the spata1 gene encoding spermatogenesis-associated protein 1 isoform X2 — MPSGQIRPHTAEFIELHVFYVPEELWDFKLNTVPVDVTNKFFSAGFIRVSPHMTLRTLREQFGEYLGEDAVVDKFIFLKCIGKKLAVVKAKQETELKLKSFAPPYAFHPELYLLPGVESIYLSSSSTPEKHHNNADYILSYTSYHGPDSLAAPTPEGGQTPPVWDSSLKNHLNQDQTYDNFLGCNETEKTDVPSIHIQQNSEQRKNESVKEKYISHKRNGEINSKKNQRESSTSPHALNNLIPDRQSSIKKSRSVKMQQRISLNQAQETHNLTSKREKSIEIISSSHISQNHNQNENNQIEEKNISQKIKEETSVMLDAKNGGSPIGIERHTTGDSGIPESLEERDLEYLQSEKSHQCPGINKSVADTCSVQDNQTDENNPRDFAHPYQYLSPPSPPLLALTVSRTHPNRVFPTEGSELNRQLHLIKTERKDLEKTRMELIKKVKTLLEQNKFRRCQARDYWKKKYFEVKKVTVSLEEVLNKLREDFELHYQKLLIQLEARDVRKKRNNLTYLINSKMRKQATSDLRALKAELAHKKVQALKLQSGKHVSQLNPI, encoded by the exons atgcCATCTGGTCAGATCAGACCCCACACAGCAGAG ttCATAGAACTTCATGTTTTTTATGTTCCGGAGGAACTGTGGGATTTCAAGTTGAATACAGTTCCTGTAGATGTCACCAACAAATTCTTTTCAGCTGGTTTTATAAG GGTGTCACCTCACATGACACTGAGAACATTGAGAGAGCAGTTTGGCGAGTACCTAGGTGAAGATGCAGTTGTGGATAAATTTATCTTTCTAAAATGTATAGGAAAGAAACTTGCAGTG GTGAAAGCAAAGCAAGAGACAGAACTGAAGCTCAAATCATTTGCCCCTCCATAT GCCTTTCACCCAGAACTGTATTTGTTACCAGGAGTAGAAAGTATTTATTTGTCTTCATCATCAACCCCAGAGAAACATCACAATAATGCAGACTATATACTCTCATATACATCATATCATGGACCAGATTCCTTAGCTGCTCCAACTCCTGAAGGTGGACAGACTCCACCAGTTTGGGATAGTTCTTTGAAAAATCATCTTAACCAGGATCAAACATATGATAATTTTTTAGGATGTAATGAGACTGAAAAAACAGATGTTCCGAGTATCCATATACAACAGAATTCTGAGCAAAGGAAGAATGAAAGcgttaaagaaaaatatatttcacaCAAAAGAAATG GGGAAATAAATAGTAAGAAAAACCAAAGGGAATCCAGTACATCCCCCCATGCACTGAATAATTTAATCCCTGATAGACAAAGTTCTATTAAAAAATCAAGATCAGTGAAAATGCAACAGAGAATATCTCTCAACCAAGCTCAAGAGACACATAATCTTACCAGCAAGAGAGAGAAATCCATAGAAATCATTTCTTCTTCGCACATAAGTCAAAACCACAATCAAAACGAAAACAACCAGATTGAAGAGAAAAACATCTCACAAAAGATAAAAG AAGAAACTTCTGTCATGCTGGATGCCAAAAATGGAGGCAGTCCAATAGGAATAGAAAGACATACCACAGGGGACTCAGGAATACCAGAATCCTTGGAAGAGAGAGACCTGGAATATTTACAAAGTGAGAAGAG TCACCAGTGCCCTGGAATTAACAAGTCTGTTGCTGACACTTGTAGCGTGCAGGATAATCAG ACTGATGAAAATAACCCAAGAGACTTTGCACATCCATACCAATATCTTTCACCTCCTAGTCCACCTCTTCTGGCTCTAACCGTAAGCAGAACTCATCCCAACAGAGTATTTCCAACAGAAG GAAGTGAACTGAACAGACAGTTACATCTTATCAAGACAGAAAGAAAGGACTTGGAAAAGACTAGAATGGAACTGATTAAAAAAGTGAAAACCTTGCTTGAACAAAACAAGTTCAGGAGATGTCAAG CCCGTGATTActggaagaaaaaatattttgaagtgaAGAAAGTCACTGTTTCCTTGGAAGAAGTTTTAAACAAACTACGGGAAGATTTTGAACTTCACTACCAGAAATTATTGATACAACTAGAAGCTAGAGACGTTAGAAAAAAACGTAATAATTTAACATACCTCA